In the genome of Gammaproteobacteria bacterium, one region contains:
- a CDS encoding hypothetical protein (Evidence 5 : Unknown function) encodes MGLLILFLGYRLKICGSTTSIPKILVGFITTLIFGIEIGIFFSQIGSLVLIHGTVWAYGCVINENVNATVIKL; translated from the coding sequence TTGGGTCTCCTAATATTATTCCTCGGTTATCGTTTAAAAATTTGTGGCAGTACTACTTCAATACCTAAAATTTTAGTAGGTTTTATTACCACCCTAATTTTTGGAATTGAAATCGGTATATTTTTTTCGCAAATTGGATCACTAGTACTTATACATGGGACCGTTTGGGCATACGGATGTGTTATTAATGAAAACGTCAATGCCACGGTAATTAAACTGTAA